The Yersinia intermedia genome window below encodes:
- a CDS encoding PqiB family protein, with product MQQETPSTPTEAQIKHKRRISPFWLLPFIALLIAGWLVYNNWQDRGTEVTIDFQSAAGIVAGRTPIRYQGVEVGMVQSISLDDDLRNIKVTASIKNDMEDSLREGTQFWLVTPKASLAGVSGLDALVGGNYIGMMPGEGKPQSHFTALDTQPKFRMNTGELMIHLQAPDLGSLNNGSLVYYRKIPVGKVYDYNIAPDNNGVVIDVLIDRRFAKLVKNDTRFWNVSGFKGDFSLSGASVQMESLAALVNGAIAFDSPKDSQHAKPDQPFQLYPDLAHSQRGVAITLDLPSGSSLSEGRTPLIYQGLQVGTLTKMTLQPDSKVSGELTIDPSVVDLMRAGSRIEMNSPRISLNDAKLSELLTGNTLELIPGEGAPQKHFTVLPSSKSLLQQPNVLELQLTAPQSYGIDIGQPLSLHGIKIGQVLTRELSADGVIFTAAIEAKYRDLVHKDSKFVVNSRLDVKLGIDGIDIQGASAQEWIDGGILILPGSKGEALNKYPLYSSVAKATDGILGNAPATTLRLTAASLPDVQTGSVVLYRKFQVGEITHIKPKANEFEVEVYIQPEYRNLLTDKSIFWAEGGAKVQLNGGGLTVQASPLNRALKGAISFDNLEGVTLDKGATRTLYGNETAARAVGSQIILRTFDASKLATGMPIRYLGINIGQVESLKLAPERNEVLAKAVLYPEYVQNFTRAGTRFSIVSPEISAAGVNNLDTLFQPYINVEPGKGDTLRTFELQTATITDSRYLDGLSIILDTAEAGSLQVGTPVLFRGLEVGTVTGLNLGAMSDRVQVSIRISQKFQQLVRQNSVFWLASGYNLEFGLTGGVVKSGTFQQFIRGGIAFATPPTTPLAPKASVNQHFLLNAEEPKDWRNWGTAIPRF from the coding sequence ATGCAACAGGAAACGCCGAGTACACCGACTGAGGCACAAATTAAACATAAACGCCGGATATCGCCTTTCTGGTTGCTGCCTTTTATTGCCCTGCTGATTGCCGGTTGGCTGGTTTATAACAACTGGCAGGACCGTGGTACCGAAGTCACTATTGATTTTCAGTCTGCCGCCGGTATTGTGGCGGGCCGAACCCCTATTCGCTATCAGGGCGTTGAGGTCGGGATGGTGCAATCCATCAGTCTGGATGATGACCTGCGCAATATAAAAGTCACCGCCAGTATCAAAAATGATATGGAAGACTCATTGCGAGAAGGGACACAGTTCTGGTTAGTGACGCCAAAAGCCTCTTTGGCTGGGGTTTCTGGCTTGGACGCGCTAGTCGGTGGTAACTATATCGGGATGATGCCAGGCGAAGGCAAACCGCAGAGCCACTTTACGGCATTAGATACTCAGCCCAAGTTTCGTATGAATACCGGCGAGCTAATGATTCACTTGCAAGCCCCTGATTTGGGGTCACTCAATAACGGCTCACTGGTTTACTACCGTAAAATCCCGGTTGGCAAAGTCTATGATTACAATATCGCACCTGATAATAATGGCGTTGTCATTGATGTACTGATTGACCGTCGTTTCGCCAAATTGGTAAAAAACGATACCCGCTTCTGGAATGTGTCTGGTTTTAAAGGTGATTTCAGTCTCAGTGGCGCGTCGGTTCAAATGGAAAGTCTGGCCGCTCTGGTCAATGGTGCTATTGCCTTTGACTCCCCCAAAGACAGCCAGCATGCGAAGCCGGATCAACCCTTCCAACTCTACCCCGATTTAGCACATAGCCAACGTGGTGTGGCGATTACGCTGGATTTACCCAGCGGGAGTAGTTTAAGTGAGGGGCGAACACCGCTGATTTATCAGGGGTTACAGGTGGGTACCCTGACCAAAATGACACTTCAACCGGACAGTAAAGTGAGCGGTGAACTGACCATTGATCCATCAGTGGTCGATTTGATGCGTGCAGGCAGCCGCATTGAAATGAACAGCCCACGAATCAGCCTTAATGATGCCAAACTGAGTGAACTCTTGACTGGCAATACATTAGAGTTAATCCCAGGTGAAGGGGCGCCACAAAAACACTTTACGGTGCTACCAAGCAGTAAAAGTCTATTGCAGCAGCCCAATGTGCTCGAATTGCAATTAACCGCTCCACAAAGTTATGGCATTGATATCGGCCAGCCGCTCTCCCTACATGGGATTAAAATTGGCCAAGTCTTGACCCGTGAGTTATCAGCCGACGGTGTTATCTTCACGGCGGCAATTGAAGCCAAATACCGTGATTTGGTGCATAAAGACAGCAAGTTTGTGGTTAACAGTCGGCTGGATGTGAAGCTCGGGATTGATGGTATTGACATTCAGGGCGCCAGTGCACAGGAGTGGATTGATGGTGGCATTCTGATACTGCCGGGCAGTAAAGGTGAAGCCCTGAATAAGTATCCGCTGTATAGCAGCGTAGCCAAAGCCACCGATGGCATTTTAGGTAACGCCCCCGCCACAACACTACGTTTAACCGCTGCCAGCTTGCCCGATGTGCAAACCGGCTCTGTCGTGTTATATCGCAAGTTTCAAGTAGGTGAAATCACCCATATCAAACCGAAAGCGAATGAGTTTGAAGTGGAGGTCTATATTCAACCTGAATATCGAAATTTACTCACTGATAAGAGCATTTTCTGGGCCGAAGGCGGAGCAAAAGTTCAGTTGAACGGCGGTGGGCTAACGGTGCAGGCATCGCCTTTGAACCGCGCCTTAAAAGGCGCTATCAGCTTTGATAATCTGGAAGGTGTAACACTGGATAAAGGGGCCACACGAACCTTGTATGGCAATGAAACTGCTGCCCGTGCCGTCGGCAGCCAGATCATATTGCGTACCTTTGATGCCAGCAAACTAGCAACTGGCATGCCGATTCGCTATTTAGGTATCAATATCGGTCAGGTCGAATCGCTGAAGTTGGCACCCGAGCGCAACGAAGTATTAGCCAAAGCCGTGCTCTATCCCGAATATGTGCAGAATTTTACCCGAGCCGGTACCCGCTTCTCCATTGTGTCGCCGGAGATCTCTGCCGCCGGGGTCAATAATCTCGACACATTGTTCCAACCTTACATTAATGTCGAGCCGGGTAAAGGTGACACCTTGCGTACTTTTGAGTTGCAAACCGCCACTATTACCGATTCCCGCTACCTTGATGGGCTGAGCATTATTCTGGATACCGCCGAAGCAGGATCATTGCAGGTTGGTACCCCGGTGCTGTTCCGTGGGCTTGAAGTGGGTACAGTTACCGGGCTTAACCTTGGTGCAATGTCTGATCGCGTGCAGGTATCGATACGGATCAGTCAGAAATTCCAGCAGTTGGTGCGGCAAAATAGCGTCTTCTGGCTGGCGTCAGGTTACAACCTTGAATTCGGCCTAACCGGTGGTGTGGTGAAAAGCGGCACCTTCCAGCAATTTATACGCGGCGGTATTGCTTTCGCGACGCCACCGACTACGCCATTGGCCCCGAAAGCCAGCGTGAATCAGCACTTCTTGCTTAACGCTGAAGAGCCTAAGGATTGGCGCAATTGGGGGACAGCAATCCCTCGCTTTTAG
- a CDS encoding LysR family transcriptional regulator: MTKPDLNLLITLNVLLAEGSVARAAQRLGLSPSAMSRALARLRKTTGDPLLVRAGRALVPTPRALELREQVSQLVQEATSVLRPAAKLDLAQLMRTFTLRTSDGFVENFGGALLTRIHQQAPNVQLRFMQKLNKDSALLRDGMVDLETGVVGLAASPELRTRALFRDRFMGVVRVGHPLCGEEITPVSYAAQGHIVVSRRQGHKGPIDEALQLLGIERNIVASVDGISTALALVRETDCVATVPERHTQNLRRGMYSFPLPLTLPTITVSMLWHPRMDADPAHCWLRQCVLEVVVAPSEPQIAHED, from the coding sequence ATGACAAAACCCGATCTCAATTTGTTAATCACACTCAATGTTCTGCTTGCCGAGGGGAGCGTGGCGCGAGCTGCCCAGCGATTAGGGCTGAGCCCATCGGCAATGAGCCGGGCGTTAGCAAGATTACGTAAAACAACCGGTGACCCCTTGCTGGTTAGAGCAGGGCGCGCCTTAGTTCCCACACCAAGAGCGCTTGAGCTGCGTGAACAGGTCAGCCAATTAGTACAAGAAGCAACATCGGTGCTGCGTCCTGCGGCGAAACTGGATCTCGCACAGTTGATGCGTACCTTCACTTTGCGTACCAGCGATGGCTTTGTCGAAAACTTCGGTGGCGCATTGTTGACCCGGATTCATCAACAAGCGCCCAATGTGCAACTGCGTTTCATGCAGAAATTGAATAAAGACAGCGCATTGCTACGCGATGGTATGGTGGATCTGGAAACGGGGGTTGTGGGTTTGGCTGCCAGCCCTGAATTACGCACACGGGCACTTTTCCGCGATCGCTTTATGGGGGTGGTGCGTGTTGGTCACCCGTTATGTGGAGAGGAAATCACCCCCGTGAGCTATGCGGCTCAGGGGCATATTGTGGTTTCACGGCGTCAGGGCCATAAAGGACCGATTGATGAGGCGCTACAATTACTCGGGATTGAACGGAATATTGTCGCCTCGGTTGATGGCATATCCACCGCATTGGCGCTGGTGAGAGAGACGGACTGTGTGGCGACTGTTCCTGAGCGGCATACACAAAATCTGCGTAGAGGGATGTACAGTTTTCCTCTTCCTTTAACATTACCGACTATCACAGTTTCGATGCTGTGGCATCCGCGCATGGATGCCGATCCGGCGCACTGTTGGTTGCGACAATGTGTGCTGGAGGTGGTGGTGGCACCGAGTGAGCCGCAGATTGCACACGAAGATTAA
- a CDS encoding GAF domain-containing protein: MKKAEFYAELKRDLSALIAGETNFIATLANTSALLYERLDGLNWAGFYLIDGNQLVLGPFQGKIACVRIPIGKGVCGTAVAENRVQRVADVHAFPGHIACDAASNAEIVLPITAKGKIIGVLDIDSIVYDRFDETDELGLISVVAGLCEHLDLCDSDKYVTQTAS, from the coding sequence ATGAAAAAAGCAGAATTCTACGCGGAATTAAAACGTGATTTGAGTGCCCTGATTGCAGGTGAAACGAATTTTATTGCTACTCTGGCTAACACCAGTGCCTTGCTTTATGAGCGCCTTGATGGGTTGAATTGGGCCGGTTTTTACTTGATCGACGGTAATCAATTAGTACTCGGTCCTTTTCAGGGGAAAATCGCCTGTGTACGCATTCCAATTGGGAAAGGTGTATGTGGAACCGCCGTGGCAGAAAACCGCGTTCAGCGGGTGGCAGATGTGCATGCATTCCCCGGCCATATTGCCTGTGACGCCGCAAGTAATGCTGAAATTGTGCTGCCAATCACTGCGAAGGGTAAAATTATCGGCGTTTTGGATATCGACAGCATTGTTTATGATCGCTTTGACGAAACCGATGAATTGGGCTTAATCTCAGTCGTGGCGGGGCTTTGCGAGCATCTTGACCTGTGTGACAGTGATAAATATGTCACACAGACTGCAAGTTGA
- the proQ gene encoding RNA chaperone ProQ has protein sequence MENQPKLNSSKEVIAFLAERFPLCFTAEGEARPLKIGIFQDLVERVQGEENLSKTQLRSALRLYTSSWRYLYGVKVGAERVDLDGNPCGVLEEQHVEHARKQLEEAKARVQAQRAEQQAKKREAAIAAGETPEPRRPRPAGKKPAPRREAGVASENRKPRQSPRPPQARPPRPQAEENQPRPVPVTDISKLQIGQEIKVRAGKSAMDATVLEIAKDGVRVQLSSGLAMIVRAEHLQF, from the coding sequence ATGGAAAATCAACCTAAGTTGAACAGTAGTAAAGAAGTCATAGCCTTTTTGGCTGAGCGGTTCCCGCTTTGCTTCACCGCCGAAGGCGAAGCACGTCCACTGAAGATCGGTATTTTTCAAGATCTGGTCGAACGTGTTCAGGGGGAAGAGAATTTAAGCAAAACGCAATTGCGTTCTGCGCTGCGTCTCTATACCTCAAGCTGGCGTTATCTTTATGGGGTCAAAGTCGGTGCTGAACGTGTTGATTTAGACGGCAACCCTTGTGGTGTGCTGGAAGAGCAACATGTAGAACATGCCCGCAAACAGCTCGAAGAGGCGAAAGCCCGTGTTCAGGCACAACGTGCTGAACAACAAGCTAAAAAGCGCGAAGCTGCCATTGCTGCGGGTGAAACCCCAGAGCCACGTCGCCCACGTCCGGCAGGTAAAAAACCTGCGCCGCGTCGTGAAGCGGGTGTGGCTTCGGAAAACCGCAAGCCTCGTCAGTCACCTCGCCCACCACAGGCTCGGCCACCTCGCCCACAGGCCGAGGAAAACCAGCCACGCCCTGTGCCGGTCACAGATATCTCTAAACTGCAAATTGGTCAAGAAATCAAAGTCAGAGCAGGTAAGAGCGCGATGGACGCAACCGTATTAGAAATCGCTAAAGATGGCGTACGGGTGCAGCTATCTTCCGGTCTGGCGATGATTGTGCGCGCAGAACACTTGCAGTTCTGA
- the prc gene encoding carboxy terminal-processing peptidase, protein MNKFVRLTAIAGLLLAGASYAADTTYRIDQLPQLRQEPEHATVSERVTSRFTRSHYRQFALDDQFSAKIFDRFLNMLDYSHNVLLASDVAQFADKKQSLDDELKSGQLDTPFALFNLAQKRRFERYQYALSVLDRPMVFTGNDTIDIDRAKAPWPTSEAELNKLWDAKVKYDQLNLKLTGKTDKEIKETLTKRYQAAIKRLTQSNSEDVFQLIMNAFAHEIDPHTNYLSPRNTEQFNTEMSLSLEGIGAVLQMDDDYTLINSMVPGGPAAKSKTIAVGDRVIGVGQTGKPMVDVIGWRLDDVVALIKGPKGSKVRLEILPAGKGTKPRTVTLTRERIRLEDRAVKMSVKTIGKERVGVLDIPGFYVGLTEDVKVQLQKLEKENVSSIIIDLRSNGGGALTEAVSLSGLFIPSGPVVQVRDNNGKVREDSDTDGVVYYKGPLVVLVDRYSASASEIFAAAMQDYGRALIVGEPTFGKGTVQQYRSLNRIYDQMLRPEWPALGSLQYTIQKFYRVDGGSTQRKGVTPDIVMPTGVDPAETGESFEDNALPWDSINAASYVKSGDLKPLEPELLKAHTTRIAADPEFQHIQQDIERYKALKEKRNIVSLNYAQREKENHDDDATRLNRLNERFKREGKKPLKSLDDLPKDYQEPDPYLDETVHIALDLAHKEKAQPQVESPPAAVPAAK, encoded by the coding sequence ATGAACAAATTTGTCAGACTAACAGCAATCGCAGGCTTGTTACTGGCGGGGGCGAGTTACGCAGCGGATACGACGTATCGCATTGATCAGCTACCTCAACTACGTCAGGAACCCGAGCATGCAACCGTGAGTGAGCGCGTAACATCGCGCTTCACTCGCTCTCACTATCGCCAATTCGCTCTGGACGATCAGTTTTCCGCCAAAATATTTGATAGATTCCTCAACATGCTGGATTACAGCCATAACGTGTTGTTGGCATCAGATGTGGCACAGTTTGCGGATAAAAAGCAGTCGCTGGATGATGAGTTAAAATCAGGCCAGTTAGACACGCCTTTTGCGTTATTCAATTTGGCGCAAAAACGCCGCTTTGAGCGCTACCAATATGCATTGTCAGTACTGGACAGGCCGATGGTCTTTACCGGTAATGACACCATTGATATTGACCGAGCTAAAGCCCCTTGGCCGACCAGCGAAGCTGAGCTGAACAAGCTCTGGGACGCAAAAGTCAAATATGATCAGCTTAATTTGAAATTAACCGGTAAAACGGATAAAGAGATCAAAGAGACGCTGACTAAACGCTATCAGGCTGCCATTAAGCGTTTGACGCAAAGTAATAGCGAAGATGTTTTCCAGTTAATTATGAATGCGTTTGCGCATGAAATTGACCCTCATACCAACTATCTGTCGCCACGTAATACCGAACAGTTCAATACTGAAATGAGCTTGTCTCTGGAAGGTATTGGTGCTGTCCTGCAAATGGATGATGATTACACTTTAATCAACTCTATGGTTCCTGGTGGCCCCGCGGCGAAAAGTAAAACTATCGCCGTAGGTGATCGGGTAATCGGTGTGGGTCAAACCGGTAAGCCAATGGTGGATGTAATTGGTTGGCGTCTTGATGATGTTGTGGCGTTAATCAAAGGGCCGAAGGGCAGTAAAGTGCGGTTGGAGATTTTACCTGCCGGTAAAGGCACCAAACCACGTACTGTCACCTTGACCCGTGAACGTATTCGCCTCGAAGATCGCGCAGTGAAAATGTCGGTGAAAACTATCGGCAAAGAGCGCGTCGGTGTACTGGATATCCCTGGTTTCTATGTTGGCCTGACAGAAGACGTTAAGGTGCAATTGCAGAAGCTGGAGAAAGAGAATGTCAGTAGCATTATTATTGACTTACGCAGCAATGGTGGTGGTGCTCTGACCGAGGCTGTGTCACTGTCCGGTTTGTTTATTCCTAGTGGGCCAGTGGTTCAAGTGCGGGATAATAACGGCAAAGTGCGTGAAGACAGTGATACTGATGGCGTGGTGTACTACAAAGGCCCGCTGGTGGTGTTGGTTGATCGCTACAGCGCATCCGCTTCTGAAATCTTTGCTGCCGCTATGCAGGACTATGGTCGTGCATTAATTGTCGGTGAGCCAACCTTTGGTAAAGGTACTGTTCAACAGTATCGGTCGCTGAACCGTATTTACGATCAAATGTTGCGCCCGGAATGGCCAGCGTTAGGTTCACTGCAATACACTATCCAGAAATTCTATCGGGTAGATGGTGGCAGTACTCAGCGTAAAGGGGTAACCCCGGATATCGTGATGCCAACAGGTGTCGATCCGGCAGAAACGGGTGAGAGTTTTGAAGATAACGCCTTGCCTTGGGACAGTATCAATGCGGCCAGCTACGTCAAGAGCGGCGATCTGAAGCCACTGGAACCTGAGTTGCTGAAAGCGCATACAACACGTATCGCCGCTGATCCTGAATTCCAGCATATTCAGCAAGATATTGAACGTTATAAAGCGTTGAAAGAGAAACGCAACATTGTCTCTCTTAATTACGCTCAGCGTGAAAAAGAGAACCATGATGATGATGCCACGCGGCTGAATCGCTTGAATGAGCGTTTCAAACGTGAAGGTAAAAAGCCACTGAAGTCATTGGATGATTTGCCAAAAGACTATCAGGAGCCAGACCCTTATTTGGATGAGACTGTTCATATCGCTTTGGATTTAGCACATAAAGAAAAAGCGCAACCGCAGGTTGAATCACCACCGGCGGCAGTACCTGCTGCAAAATAA
- the htpX gene encoding protease HtpX, whose amino-acid sequence MMRIALFLLTNLAVMLVFGLVLSLTGIQSSSVQGLMIMAGLFGFGGAFVSLLMSKWMALRSVGGEVIEQPRNETERWLLDTVRRQSQQAGIAMPQVAIYQAPDINAFATGARRDASLVAVSTGLLQNMSRDEAEAVIAHEISHVANGDMVTMTLIQGIVNTFVIFISRLIAQVAAGFLSGDRDNESSSAGNPMVYFAVSMVLELVFGILASIITMWFSRHREFHADAGSAKLVGREKMIAALQRLKTSYEPQEAGNMMAFCINGKSKTFSELFMSHPPLDKRIEALRSGQYLK is encoded by the coding sequence ATGATGCGTATCGCTCTGTTCCTTCTCACCAACCTGGCCGTTATGTTGGTGTTCGGGTTGGTACTAAGCCTGACAGGTATTCAGTCCAGCAGTGTACAAGGGCTGATGATCATGGCTGGTCTGTTCGGCTTCGGCGGCGCATTTGTTTCGTTGCTGATGTCCAAATGGATGGCTTTGCGTTCAGTGGGTGGTGAGGTTATCGAACAACCGCGCAATGAAACTGAGCGCTGGTTGCTGGATACGGTACGTCGCCAATCTCAGCAAGCCGGTATTGCCATGCCACAAGTTGCTATCTACCAGGCACCGGATATTAACGCCTTTGCGACCGGGGCTCGTCGTGATGCCTCTTTGGTGGCGGTGAGTACAGGTTTATTGCAGAACATGAGCCGCGATGAAGCGGAAGCCGTTATCGCTCATGAAATTAGCCACGTCGCTAACGGCGATATGGTCACCATGACCTTGATTCAGGGGATTGTGAATACCTTTGTGATCTTCATTTCACGCTTAATTGCGCAAGTCGCTGCCGGTTTCTTATCGGGTGATCGTGATAATGAAAGCAGTAGCGCCGGTAACCCGATGGTCTACTTTGCCGTATCAATGGTCTTGGAATTGGTCTTTGGTATTCTGGCCAGCATTATCACCATGTGGTTCTCGCGCCATCGCGAATTCCACGCTGATGCCGGCTCAGCGAAGCTGGTAGGGCGTGAGAAGATGATAGCCGCCTTGCAACGGCTGAAAACAAGCTATGAGCCACAGGAAGCAGGCAACATGATGGCTTTCTGCATTAATGGTAAGTCCAAGACTTTCAGCGAGCTGTTTATGTCGCATCCGCCGCTGGACAAACGTATTGAAGCGCTGCGTTCAGGCCAGTATCTGAAGTAG
- the yebS gene encoding membrane integrity lipid transport subunit YebS: protein MKVHAIQRPLSTARVQRCCQCDALFTLPPLNGTQTAYCPRCSAKIANGRDWSLTRLTAMAVAMLLLMPFAFTEPLITIRLLGTRIDASLLEGVWQMSRQGGPITASMVAFCIIGAPVTLTASILYLRIGSRIGMNLRPVLLMLERLKEWVMLDIYLIGMAVACIKVKEYADVMPGGGLIAFLALTLLSILTLVHLNLEQLWERFYPQEQPPGPRETLRICLSCHYTGHCDARGRCPRCHTPLRHRRRHSIQKTWAALIASIVLLLPANLLPISIVYANGTRMEDTIFSGVVSLASSGNLPIAAVVFIASVLVPFTKVIVLLTLLLSIHLKTQHSLKTRMRLLRLITWIGRWSMLDLFVIALMMSLINRDQLLSFTMGPAAFYFGSAVILTILAVEWLDSRLIWDAHATGNAEYTD, encoded by the coding sequence ATGAAGGTACATGCCATTCAACGGCCACTCTCCACTGCAAGGGTTCAGCGTTGCTGCCAGTGCGATGCGCTATTTACCCTGCCGCCGCTCAATGGTACACAAACAGCCTATTGCCCACGGTGCAGCGCAAAAATTGCCAATGGGCGCGATTGGTCCCTTACCCGCCTGACCGCCATGGCGGTTGCCATGTTACTGCTGATGCCATTTGCTTTTACCGAACCGCTGATTACCATTCGTCTGCTCGGCACGCGTATTGATGCCAGTCTGCTGGAGGGGGTTTGGCAGATGAGTCGCCAGGGCGGCCCGATTACTGCCAGTATGGTGGCATTTTGTATTATTGGTGCTCCCGTTACACTCACCGCATCGATTCTGTATCTGCGTATCGGCAGCCGGATTGGTATGAACCTGCGCCCGGTGTTATTGATGCTGGAGCGGCTAAAAGAATGGGTCATGCTAGATATCTATCTTATCGGTATGGCCGTGGCCTGTATTAAGGTCAAAGAGTATGCGGACGTTATGCCCGGTGGCGGGTTGATAGCGTTTCTGGCTCTGACGTTACTCAGTATTCTGACGCTAGTGCATTTGAATCTGGAGCAGTTGTGGGAGCGATTTTATCCCCAAGAGCAGCCCCCTGGCCCACGAGAAACATTGCGCATTTGCCTGTCATGCCATTATACCGGGCACTGCGACGCACGCGGCCGCTGCCCACGCTGCCATACCCCTTTGCGCCATCGCCGCCGCCATAGCATCCAAAAAACCTGGGCGGCGTTAATCGCCTCGATAGTCCTGCTGTTGCCTGCTAATCTTTTACCGATATCAATTGTTTATGCCAATGGTACCCGCATGGAGGATACTATTTTCTCCGGCGTGGTTTCTCTGGCTTCTTCGGGTAACCTGCCCATCGCCGCAGTGGTGTTTATCGCCAGTGTGCTAGTCCCATTTACTAAAGTGATTGTGTTGCTAACATTGTTGCTCAGCATTCATCTGAAGACACAACATAGTCTTAAAACACGCATGCGATTACTGCGACTAATTACCTGGATTGGCCGTTGGTCGATGCTAGATCTCTTTGTTATTGCGTTAATGATGTCGCTGATTAATCGTGATCAGCTCCTTTCCTTCACTATGGGACCGGCAGCCTTCTATTTTGGGTCTGCGGTCATTTTGACTATCCTTGCTGTTGAATGGCTCGATAGCCGATTGATTTGGGATGCACATGCAACAGGAAACGCCGAGTACACCGACTGA
- a CDS encoding MFS transporter, with translation MTPSSSDGMPVPQRYAAILVIALGITIAVLDGTIANVALPTIARDLNASPATSIWVVNAYQLAITVSLLSMASLGDIIGYRRVYQTGLLVFSVTSLFCALSDSLWTLTFARVLQGLGAAALMSVNTALIRIIYPRAQLGRGIGINSLIVAVSAAAGPTIAAAVLSVASWQWLFAINVPIGLLAWLLGMKYLPANNMKSNGNRFDFTSCVMNALTFGLLIIAISGFAQGQSPTLIAAEIIALLLIGFFFVRRQLSQPFPLLPVDLLRIPIFALSIGTSICSFAAQMLAMVSLPFFLQTVLGRDEVATGLLLTPWPLATMVVAPIAGRLVERYHAGLLGGIGLAVFASGLFLLASLPANPSDMNIIWRMALCGAGFGLFQSPNNHTIISAAPQHRSGGASGMLGTARLLGQTSGAALVALMFNLFSTSGTHASLVLAGCFASIAALVSVLRISQKRS, from the coding sequence ATGACTCCATCATCAAGCGATGGCATGCCGGTTCCTCAACGTTATGCTGCAATACTGGTTATTGCTCTCGGTATTACCATAGCGGTGTTGGATGGCACTATCGCCAACGTCGCTTTGCCGACGATTGCCCGTGACCTCAATGCCAGCCCAGCCACGTCTATTTGGGTGGTGAATGCTTACCAGTTAGCTATCACTGTGTCGTTGCTCTCAATGGCATCTCTGGGCGATATTATTGGGTATCGGCGGGTTTATCAGACTGGTTTACTGGTATTTAGTGTGACATCACTGTTCTGCGCCCTGTCTGATTCCTTATGGACGCTAACATTTGCCCGTGTGCTGCAAGGGCTTGGCGCAGCAGCCTTAATGAGCGTTAATACTGCATTGATTCGAATTATTTATCCGCGGGCGCAATTAGGCCGAGGTATCGGCATTAATTCATTGATTGTGGCTGTCTCAGCCGCCGCTGGCCCCACCATTGCCGCTGCAGTGCTATCAGTCGCCTCATGGCAATGGCTGTTCGCTATAAATGTCCCCATCGGCTTGTTGGCATGGTTATTAGGTATGAAGTATTTACCCGCCAATAATATGAAAAGTAACGGTAACCGCTTCGATTTTACCAGTTGTGTTATGAATGCCCTGACCTTTGGTTTACTGATAATCGCTATCAGTGGTTTTGCTCAGGGGCAAAGCCCGACGCTCATTGCTGCCGAAATTATCGCATTGCTGTTGATTGGTTTCTTCTTTGTACGCCGCCAGCTTAGCCAGCCTTTCCCGCTGCTTCCGGTTGATTTACTGCGCATTCCTATTTTTGCACTCTCGATCGGCACCTCTATTTGCTCTTTTGCCGCACAAATGCTGGCAATGGTGTCACTGCCTTTCTTCTTACAAACTGTGTTGGGGCGTGATGAAGTAGCAACCGGACTGCTGTTAACCCCATGGCCGTTAGCAACCATGGTGGTAGCACCGATAGCCGGGCGATTAGTCGAACGTTATCATGCAGGATTATTAGGTGGGATAGGTTTGGCGGTGTTTGCCAGTGGTTTATTCCTGCTAGCATCGTTACCAGCCAACCCCAGTGATATGAACATTATCTGGCGGATGGCGCTATGCGGTGCCGGTTTTGGCCTGTTTCAGTCACCGAATAACCACACCATTATTTCTGCTGCACCGCAGCATCGTAGCGGTGGGGCCAGTGGCATGCTAGGCACAGCACGTTTACTGGGGCAAACCTCTGGAGCGGCATTAGTGGCATTAATGTTCAATCTGTTTTCAACCAGTGGCACTCATGCTTCACTCGTACTGGCGGGCTGCTTTGCCAGTATCGCCGCATTGGTCAGTGTACTGCGCATAAGCCAGAAACGTAGCTAG